One stretch of Pelmatolapia mariae isolate MD_Pm_ZW linkage group LG3_W, Pm_UMD_F_2, whole genome shotgun sequence DNA includes these proteins:
- the LOC134624768 gene encoding zinc finger protein 239-like isoform X3, which produces MTSTQKDQHGARSQRSQEADKPHRRKGEKTYSCDECGKSFTQAGSLKTHQLTHSGVKPYSCDLCGKSFTQAGHLKKHQLIHSGVKPYSCDLCGKSFTEAGHLKKHQLIHSGVKPYSCDLCGKSFTQVGHLKKHQLIHSGVKPYSCDLCGKSFTQVGHLKKHQLIHSGVKPYSCKLCGKSFTEAGGLKTHQLIHSGFKPYSCELCGKSFNRAGNLKTHQLIHSGFKSYSCELCGKTLAQNSSLQRHLVTHSGIKAYSCDFCGKSFSDKHYRNIHLRIHTGNEVSCCDQCGKPFTTDAQLQQHMFSHTEERPYKCDLCEKTFKAPNQLKKHQQIHTRK; this is translated from the exons atgacttcaacacaaaag gaccaacatggagcaagaagtcagcgctctcaggaggcagacaaacctcacagaagaaagggagagaaaacctacagttgtgatgagtgtggaaagtcttttacccaggctggaagcctaaaaacacaccaactcacccacagtggagttaaaccttacagctgtgacttgtgtggaaagtcttttacccaggctggacacttgaaaaaacaccaactcatccacagtggagttaaaccttacagctgtgacttgtgtggaaagtcttttaccgaggCTGGACACttgaaaaaacaccaactcatccacagtggagttaaaccttacagctgtgacttgtgtggaaagtcatTTACCCAGGTTGGACACttgaaaaaacaccaactcatccacagtggagttaaaccttacagctgtgacttgtgtggaaagtcatTTACCCAGGTTGGACACttgaaaaaacaccaactcatccacagtggagttaaaccttacagctgtaaattgtgtggaaagtcttttaccgaggctggaggcttaaaaacacaccaactcatccacagtggatttaaaccttacagctgtgagttgtgtggaaagtcttttaaccgggctggaaacttaaaaacacaccaactcatccacagtggatttaaatcttacagctgtgagttgtgtggtaaGACTTTGGCTCAAAATAGCAGCTTACAGaggcatctagttacccactctggaattaaggcatacagctgcgacttttgtggaaaaagtTTCAGCGACAAACACTACCGAAATATTCACCTGCGGATTCACACTGGAAATGAAGTTtcctgctgtgatcagtgtgggaaacCATTTACAACAGATGCACAGTTACAACAACACATGTTtagccacactgaggagagaccttacaaatgtgacctgtgtgagaagacttttaaagctccaaatcagctgaaaaaacaccaacagatccacaccagaaagtaa
- the LOC134624768 gene encoding zinc finger protein 239-like isoform X1, whose amino-acid sequence MEGVSVCSMTAFHSLLLFVSLSLQDQHGARSQRSQEADKPHRRKGEKTYSCDECGKSFTQAGSLKTHQLTHSGVKPYSCDLCGKSFTQAGHLKKHQLIHSGVKPYSCDLCGKSFTEAGHLKKHQLIHSGVKPYSCDLCGKSFTQVGHLKKHQLIHSGVKPYSCDLCGKSFTQVGHLKKHQLIHSGVKPYSCKLCGKSFTEAGGLKTHQLIHSGFKPYSCELCGKSFNRAGNLKTHQLIHSGFKSYSCELCGKTLAQNSSLQRHLVTHSGIKAYSCDFCGKSFSDKHYRNIHLRIHTGNEVSCCDQCGKPFTTDAQLQQHMFSHTEERPYKCDLCEKTFKAPNQLKKHQQIHTRK is encoded by the coding sequence ATGGAgggagtttcagtttgttccatgactgcatttcactcactgcttctgtttgtatctctgtcactgcaggaccaacatggagcaagaagtcagcgctctcaggaggcagacaaacctcacagaagaaagggagagaaaacctacagttgtgatgagtgtggaaagtcttttacccaggctggaagcctaaaaacacaccaactcacccacagtggagttaaaccttacagctgtgacttgtgtggaaagtcttttacccaggctggacacttgaaaaaacaccaactcatccacagtggagttaaaccttacagctgtgacttgtgtggaaagtcttttaccgaggCTGGACACttgaaaaaacaccaactcatccacagtggagttaaaccttacagctgtgacttgtgtggaaagtcatTTACCCAGGTTGGACACttgaaaaaacaccaactcatccacagtggagttaaaccttacagctgtgacttgtgtggaaagtcatTTACCCAGGTTGGACACttgaaaaaacaccaactcatccacagtggagttaaaccttacagctgtaaattgtgtggaaagtcttttaccgaggctggaggcttaaaaacacaccaactcatccacagtggatttaaaccttacagctgtgagttgtgtggaaagtcttttaaccgggctggaaacttaaaaacacaccaactcatccacagtggatttaaatcttacagctgtgagttgtgtggtaaGACTTTGGCTCAAAATAGCAGCTTACAGaggcatctagttacccactctggaattaaggcatacagctgcgacttttgtggaaaaagtTTCAGCGACAAACACTACCGAAATATTCACCTGCGGATTCACACTGGAAATGAAGTTtcctgctgtgatcagtgtgggaaacCATTTACAACAGATGCACAGTTACAACAACACATGTTtagccacactgaggagagaccttacaaatgtgacctgtgtgagaagacttttaaagctccaaatcagctgaaaaaacaccaacagatccacaccagaaagtaa
- the LOC134624768 gene encoding zinc finger protein 239-like isoform X2 yields the protein MTSTQKNLHSNRWRCHLVFARFVDQHGARSQRSQEADKPHRRKGEKTYSCDECGKSFTQAGSLKTHQLTHSGVKPYSCDLCGKSFTQAGHLKKHQLIHSGVKPYSCDLCGKSFTEAGHLKKHQLIHSGVKPYSCDLCGKSFTQVGHLKKHQLIHSGVKPYSCDLCGKSFTQVGHLKKHQLIHSGVKPYSCKLCGKSFTEAGGLKTHQLIHSGFKPYSCELCGKSFNRAGNLKTHQLIHSGFKSYSCELCGKTLAQNSSLQRHLVTHSGIKAYSCDFCGKSFSDKHYRNIHLRIHTGNEVSCCDQCGKPFTTDAQLQQHMFSHTEERPYKCDLCEKTFKAPNQLKKHQQIHTRK from the exons atgacttcaacacaaaag AATCTACATTCAAAtcggtggcgctgtcacttggtgttcgctcgctttgtg gaccaacatggagcaagaagtcagcgctctcaggaggcagacaaacctcacagaagaaagggagagaaaacctacagttgtgatgagtgtggaaagtcttttacccaggctggaagcctaaaaacacaccaactcacccacagtggagttaaaccttacagctgtgacttgtgtggaaagtcttttacccaggctggacacttgaaaaaacaccaactcatccacagtggagttaaaccttacagctgtgacttgtgtggaaagtcttttaccgaggCTGGACACttgaaaaaacaccaactcatccacagtggagttaaaccttacagctgtgacttgtgtggaaagtcatTTACCCAGGTTGGACACttgaaaaaacaccaactcatccacagtggagttaaaccttacagctgtgacttgtgtggaaagtcatTTACCCAGGTTGGACACttgaaaaaacaccaactcatccacagtggagttaaaccttacagctgtaaattgtgtggaaagtcttttaccgaggctggaggcttaaaaacacaccaactcatccacagtggatttaaaccttacagctgtgagttgtgtggaaagtcttttaaccgggctggaaacttaaaaacacaccaactcatccacagtggatttaaatcttacagctgtgagttgtgtggtaaGACTTTGGCTCAAAATAGCAGCTTACAGaggcatctagttacccactctggaattaaggcatacagctgcgacttttgtggaaaaagtTTCAGCGACAAACACTACCGAAATATTCACCTGCGGATTCACACTGGAAATGAAGTTtcctgctgtgatcagtgtgggaaacCATTTACAACAGATGCACAGTTACAACAACACATGTTtagccacactgaggagagaccttacaaatgtgacctgtgtgagaagacttttaaagctccaaatcagctgaaaaaacaccaacagatccacaccagaaagtaa